From the Leptolyngbya sp. O-77 genome, one window contains:
- the rseP gene encoding RIP metalloprotease RseP yields the protein MSVLAAIAVLALLIFVHELGHFLAARLQGIHVNRFSLGFGPILWKYQGPETEYAIRAIPLGGFVGFPDDDPDSDILPNDPNLMRNRGVLDRAIVISAGVIANLLFAYLVFVTQVAIVGVPQAFNYEPGVMIPQVVSADSPAALAGVQDGDIVLAVNGQSLGEGEAAQKALMEAITTSPNRPINLTVQRNSGQVNLSVTPKPDAEGVGKIGVVLNPNGKVEFRRPNGLFEVFSLAAREFQDMFSRTVQGFVSLITNFSSVSGQVAGPVKIVEQGASLAANDWINLFPFTAIISINLAIINILPLPALDGGQLAFLLIEALRGKPLPTRFQESVMQTGLMLLLGLGVFLIVRDTTQLSFFRNLLQ from the coding sequence ATGTCGGTTTTGGCGGCGATCGCAGTTCTTGCACTCCTGATCTTTGTTCACGAGCTGGGGCACTTCCTGGCGGCGCGACTCCAGGGGATTCATGTCAATCGGTTCTCTCTGGGCTTTGGGCCGATCCTGTGGAAGTATCAGGGCCCCGAAACGGAGTATGCGATTCGCGCCATTCCGCTGGGCGGCTTCGTGGGTTTTCCAGACGACGACCCAGACAGCGACATTCTGCCCAACGACCCCAACCTGATGCGGAATCGTGGCGTACTCGATCGGGCGATCGTCATCAGCGCTGGGGTGATTGCTAATCTGCTGTTTGCTTATCTGGTGTTTGTGACTCAGGTGGCGATCGTCGGCGTGCCGCAGGCATTTAATTACGAACCGGGGGTGATGATTCCCCAGGTAGTGTCGGCCGATTCGCCGGCCGCGCTAGCGGGTGTGCAGGATGGCGACATTGTGCTGGCGGTCAATGGGCAAAGCCTGGGCGAAGGCGAAGCCGCTCAGAAAGCGCTGATGGAAGCTATTACTACAAGTCCAAATCGCCCCATTAATCTGACCGTTCAGCGTAATTCGGGTCAGGTCAATCTCAGCGTTACGCCAAAGCCAGATGCCGAAGGCGTGGGCAAGATCGGCGTGGTGTTGAATCCGAATGGCAAGGTCGAGTTTCGTCGTCCAAACGGACTCTTTGAGGTGTTCAGCCTTGCCGCCAGAGAGTTTCAGGATATGTTCTCGCGGACGGTTCAGGGCTTTGTCTCGCTAATTACGAACTTTTCGTCGGTGTCGGGGCAGGTAGCTGGCCCGGTCAAGATTGTGGAGCAGGGCGCAAGCCTCGCGGCAAACGACTGGATCAACCTCTTTCCTTTCACCGCCATCATCAGTATCAACCTGGCAATTATCAACATCCTGCCGCTGCCTGCGCTGGATGGTGGTCAGTTGGCATTTCTGCTAATCGAGGCACTACGCGGCAAGCCACTGCCCACTCGCTTCCAGGAAAGCGTGATGCAAACGGGCCTGATGCTGCTGCTGGGGCTGGGCGTGTTCTTGATTGTGCGCGACACTACCCAACTGTCCTTTTTCAGAAATTTGCTTCAATAA